From Phreatobacter oligotrophus, a single genomic window includes:
- a CDS encoding DMT family transporter, whose product MSLAVRAVPFLFVLAWSTGWIVAGFSARLADPLWFLFLRFSLAAAVIAAIAVVMGAPWPRSRAEIGHAMMSGVLLHALYLAAVWWAVANGVPSGVSGIMAGLQPVMTALLAPAILGERITARQGIGVALGFLGIILVLAPKLVGVSPETFEAIVTPLVINGLGMISVTAGTFYQKRFVSGGDMRTTTAWQYIAAALAMLPLFLVFGRVEAEWNQTLILTMAWSVLALSVGGIFLFLYLIRRGEVSRATAYIYLVPAVSALMAFLFFGETLTPVQLIGMAVTAAGVWLATRQG is encoded by the coding sequence ATGTCCCTCGCCGTGCGGGCGGTGCCCTTCCTGTTCGTGCTCGCCTGGTCGACGGGATGGATCGTCGCCGGCTTCTCGGCGCGGCTCGCGGATCCGCTCTGGTTCCTGTTCCTCAGGTTCTCGCTCGCCGCCGCCGTGATCGCCGCCATCGCGGTCGTGATGGGCGCGCCCTGGCCGCGGTCGCGCGCGGAGATCGGCCACGCCATGATGTCGGGCGTGCTGCTGCATGCGCTCTATCTCGCGGCGGTGTGGTGGGCGGTCGCCAATGGCGTGCCCTCCGGGGTCTCCGGCATCATGGCGGGCCTCCAGCCGGTGATGACCGCCCTCCTCGCCCCCGCCATCCTGGGCGAGCGCATCACCGCCCGGCAGGGTATCGGCGTCGCGCTCGGTTTCCTCGGCATCATCCTCGTCCTGGCGCCGAAGCTTGTCGGCGTGAGCCCGGAGACCTTCGAGGCCATCGTCACGCCGCTCGTCATCAACGGGCTCGGCATGATCTCGGTGACGGCCGGCACCTTCTACCAGAAGCGCTTCGTCTCCGGCGGCGACATGCGGACCACAACCGCCTGGCAGTACATCGCCGCGGCACTCGCCATGCTGCCGCTTTTCCTCGTGTTCGGCCGCGTCGAGGCCGAGTGGAACCAGACGCTGATCCTGACCATGGCCTGGTCGGTGCTCGCCCTGTCGGTGGGCGGCATCTTCCTGTTCCTCTACCTGATCCGGCGGGGCGAGGTGTCGCGCGCCACCGCCTATATCTATCTCGTGCCCGCCGTTTCGGCCCTCATGGCCTTTCTGTTCTTCGGCGAGACGCTGACCCCCGTGCAGCTCATCGGCATGGCGGTGACGGCGGCCGGCGTCTGGCTGGCGACCCGGCAGGGCTGA